The Bemisia tabaci chromosome 8, PGI_BMITA_v3 genome has a segment encoding these proteins:
- the LOC109040939 gene encoding LOW QUALITY PROTEIN: uncharacterized protein (The sequence of the model RefSeq protein was modified relative to this genomic sequence to represent the inferred CDS: inserted 1 base in 1 codon; deleted 2 bases in 2 codons), translated as MRCTSSIKDSCFATVLLQGACNNMFTMHYTNSRSSISNALPLSITCLLVLHSTGITEATIWTHEADLQIAQKTCENARFPLLCISTLTSFPNLASKSIPQMIRSVLNHTVHEVHSCSHDCVHIKKNHQTLANTEQIALDDCIHLFDDTNSTLRTAIADLERNELGDLQTALSRAMTNLGTCLESLAHCDKNKLRERFHSRLSKLSNHVSNSLAMLHKVPNXGSPTKSEVFPEYGEMKGEFPEWLSDLDRRSLTSHGPPRGHGPRKSLKAGPAFDIVVAQDGSGRFKTVWEAINAAPANNRNRYTIYIKAGVYVENPWVPKEKINLMLVGDGIGRTILKGSKNVVDGSTTFTSATLAVIGNGFIARGITFENVAGSVKHQAVAVRNSADMSVFYQCAFLGFQDTLYTHAGRQFYRECQVAGTIDFIFGDAAAVFQNCDIIVRKPDPSQTNVITAQGREDPRSNTGISIINCKIYAGADLAPVKAQFKTYLGRPWKMFSRTVFMKSFIDDLINPAGWLEWDKGFALTTLYYGEYQNTGPGSNTAGRVKWSGYRVITNEQEAGMFTVDKFIAGNTWLQWTGVPFFPWLS; from the exons ATGCGTTGCACTAGTTCAATCAAAGACAGTTGTTTTGCAACAGTCTTGTTGCAAGGTGCGTGTAATAATATGT TTACGATGCATTACACCAACAGCAGATCATCAATATCAAATGCGCTCCCATTGTCCATCACATGTTTATTGGTCCTACACTCGACTGGCATCACAGAAGCAACAATATGGACTCACGAAGCAGATCTTCAAATAGCGCAGAAAACCTGCGAAAATGCACGCTTTCCACTCCTCTGCATCTCGACATTGACTTCATTCCCGAATCTTGCCTCAAAATCCATACCACAGATGATCCGCTCTGTTCTCAACCATACCGTACACGAGGTCCATTCCTGTTCACACGACTGTGTTCATATAAAAAAGAACCACCAAACCCTCGCCAATACCGAGCAGATAGCACTCGATGATTGCATACACTTGTTCGATGACACCAACTCGACACTGAGGACCGCTATTGCTGACCTCGAGCGAAATGAATTGGGCGACCTGCAGACCGCCCTCAGTAGAGCGATGACCAACTTAGGTACATGCCTAGAGAGCCTGGCTCATTGCGATAAGAACAAGCTTAGGGAG AGGTTTCATTCGAGACTTTCTAAGCTCTCTAACCATGTTAGTAATTCACTGGCGATGCTGCATAAAGTGCCAA TTGGGAGCCCCACAAAATCTGAGGTGTTTCCGGAGTACGGGGAAATGAAAGGGGAGTTTCCGGAATGGTTGTCCGACTTAGATCGGAGGTCACTCACGTCACATGGTCCGCCGCGAGGCCATGGTCCACGCAAAAGTCTAAAGGCTGGTCCGGCATTCGATATTGTGGTGGCTCAAGATGGAAGT GGGAGGTTTAAAACTGTGTGGGAGGCTATCAATGCGGCACCCGCCAACAACCGGAACAG GTATACGATATACATAAAGGCCGGAGTTTACGTGGAAAATCCATGGGTCCCCAAGGAGAAAATAAATCTGATGCTGGTCGGAGATGGAATCGGGAGGACTATTTTAAAGGGTAGTAAAAATGTTGTGGATGGATCAACCACTTTCACATCAGCCACTCTCG CTGTAATCGGTAACGGCTTTATCGCCAGAGGCATAACCTTCGAGAACGTGGCTGGCTCCGTGAAGCACCAAGCCGTGGCGGTGCGGAACAGCGCCGACATGTCCGTCTTCTACCAATGCGCCTTCCTCGGCTTCCAAGACACCCTCTACACCCACGCCGGCCGCCAGTTCTACCGGGAGTGCCAGGTCGCCGGCACGATCGACTTCATATTCGGCGACGCCGCCGCCGTCTTCCAGAACTGCGACATCATCGTCCGCAAACCTGATCCCTCCCAGACCAACGTCATCACCGCCCAGGGTCGCGAGGACCCTCGTTCCAACACCGGGATCTCCATTATCAACTGCAAGATCTACGCCGGGGCGGATTTGGCACCTGTCAAGGCGCAGTTCAAAACCTACCTGGGTCGCCCCTGGAAGATGTTCTCGCGGACGGTGTTCATGAAGTCCTTCATCGACGATCTGATCAACCCTGCCGGGTGGCTGGAATGGGATAAGGGGTTCGCCTTGACGACGCTGTATTACGGGGAGTATCAGAATACGGGGCCAGGGTCGAATACGGCCGGGAGGGTCAAGTGGTCCGGGTACAGGGTGATTACTAATGAACAGGAGGCTGGGATGTTCACCGTGGATAAGTTCATAGCGGGGAATacgtggttgcaatggactggTGTTCCCTTCTTTCCTTGGTTAAGTTAA